Proteins encoded together in one Marispirochaeta sp. window:
- the moaC gene encoding cyclic pyranopterin monophosphate synthase MoaC, which translates to MELSHVDAAGNARMVDVSAKPKVLRTASAAGSIHMQAETAELIRKNGIKKGDVLTTAKIAGINGAKQTAALIPLCHTITIDHVDLEFELFETGVHIRSRAVCTDKTGIEMEALTAVSVAALTIYDMCKAADKSMRIDEIRLLEKTKEERTRSV; encoded by the coding sequence ATGGAACTGTCCCACGTTGATGCAGCCGGAAACGCCCGCATGGTGGACGTATCGGCAAAACCGAAGGTGCTGCGTACCGCTTCGGCGGCGGGAAGCATCCATATGCAGGCCGAAACCGCAGAGCTTATTCGGAAAAACGGCATAAAAAAGGGTGATGTCCTCACTACGGCCAAGATAGCCGGGATCAACGGGGCCAAGCAGACCGCCGCGCTGATTCCCCTCTGCCATACCATCACCATTGACCATGTCGACCTGGAGTTTGAACTCTTCGAGACGGGTGTGCACATCCGTTCCCGGGCGGTCTGTACCGACAAAACCGGCATAGAAATGGAGGCACTGACGGCGGTCAGCGTTGCCGCCCTTACCATCTATGATATGTGCAAGGCGGCGGACAAGTCCATGCGGATCGACGAAATCCGGCTGCTGGAAAAAACCAAGGAAGAACGGACCCGAAGCGTATGA
- a CDS encoding MogA/MoaB family molybdenum cofactor biosynthesis protein has translation MKLSVITISDRASRGEYEDLSGPAIAALLHEAYPSAVLQSAMVPDDADAILAAYKAHRNADYILTTGGTGISPSDITPETTEEWCDRSLPGIAELLRAKSYAETPNAIFSRGYAGIKDSTIIINFPGSVKAARFCTQLLIPVLEHGIRMLRGDDHG, from the coding sequence GTGAAACTCTCTGTTATTACGATATCTGACCGCGCATCCAGGGGAGAATACGAGGACCTGTCCGGACCGGCTATTGCGGCCCTGCTGCACGAAGCCTATCCCTCTGCAGTACTACAAAGCGCTATGGTTCCCGATGACGCCGATGCAATCCTTGCAGCCTATAAAGCTCACAGGAATGCGGACTATATTCTCACAACCGGCGGTACCGGCATCTCCCCGTCGGATATAACTCCGGAGACCACAGAAGAATGGTGCGACAGGTCCCTGCCTGGAATCGCGGAATTGCTGAGAGCAAAATCGTACGCAGAAACGCCCAACGCCATATTCTCCCGGGGCTATGCCGGAATTAAGGACAGTACCATTATTATCAACTTTCCCGGCTCCGTCAAAGCCGCCCGCTTCTGCACGCAGCTCTTGATACCGGTACTGGAACATGGAATCCGGATGCTCCGCGGCGACGATCATGGCTGA
- a CDS encoding DUF2161 domain-containing phosphodiesterase, translated as MQTKPPRKETALYPPVKAYLEELGYTVRGEAAGLDVAAVIKNGAGEELIAVELKNTLSIKLLAQAVERQDSADGVYLALPAEGSSFPQKLRPYLKLIRRLGLGLLLVRFMSRRIRVDPVIHPGKGSIRRNKRRRAAILREVRGRSGDHTPGGTRGKVVTAYREEALLIAVLLKKHEELSPAACIKLGGPQKAGRMLQDNHYNWFQRVRHGVYSLSGEGETGLKEYAAVVRLIRKNAHHE; from the coding sequence ATGCAGACGAAACCGCCCCGAAAAGAGACAGCCCTGTACCCCCCCGTCAAAGCTTATCTGGAAGAACTGGGCTATACTGTGCGGGGCGAAGCGGCAGGGCTGGATGTTGCGGCGGTAATTAAGAATGGCGCCGGGGAGGAGCTGATCGCGGTGGAGCTGAAGAACACCCTCTCCATAAAACTCCTGGCTCAGGCGGTGGAACGACAGGACTCCGCCGACGGGGTATACCTTGCCTTGCCGGCAGAAGGCAGCAGCTTTCCTCAGAAGCTGCGTCCCTACCTCAAGCTTATCCGGCGCCTGGGACTGGGACTTTTATTGGTCCGCTTTATGAGCCGCCGCATCCGGGTCGATCCCGTCATCCATCCCGGAAAGGGAAGCATCCGCCGCAACAAGCGCCGCAGAGCGGCTATACTGCGGGAGGTCAGGGGCCGCTCGGGAGACCACACCCCCGGCGGTACCCGGGGCAAAGTAGTAACCGCCTACCGAGAGGAGGCCCTGCTCATCGCAGTGCTGCTGAAAAAGCATGAAGAACTCAGCCCCGCCGCCTGTATAAAGCTGGGAGGCCCGCAAAAAGCCGGCAGAATGCTGCAGGACAACCACTACAACTGGTTCCAGCGGGTCCGGCACGGGGTATACAGCCTGAGCGGGGAAGGAGAAACGGGTTTAAAGGAATACGCCGCGGTAGTCCGCCTGATACGGAAAAATGCGCATCATGAATAA
- the ugpE gene encoding sn-glycerol-3-phosphate ABC transporter permease UgpE, which translates to MNRTFSTRVIRVIVILSIVIMFFPVYMTIVGSTHSMTALLKKPVPVLPGPHFLDNMKTAIFSGAQSAGKFSASGLTMLKNTLLVSLGITTGKICISFLAAYALSFFKFPGKELFFRMVLITLMLPLEVRIIPTYAITASLGLLNSYGGIILPSIASATATFIYRQTFAGVPEEITEAAMIDGAGPLTFMWWILLPMTKTITAALVVILFIYGWNLYLWPLIITTDPQLHTIVVGIYNMLNAGDQQAEWNVMMAATLLAMIPPVLIIITMQKQFIEGMNEKDK; encoded by the coding sequence ATGAACAGGACTTTCTCCACCCGGGTAATACGTGTTATTGTGATTTTATCTATTGTGATCATGTTCTTCCCGGTTTATATGACCATTGTCGGGTCAACACACAGTATGACTGCACTATTAAAAAAGCCGGTTCCCGTGCTTCCAGGCCCTCACTTCCTGGATAATATGAAAACTGCCATTTTTTCCGGGGCCCAGTCGGCAGGCAAATTCTCAGCATCCGGTCTTACCATGCTTAAGAATACACTGCTTGTTTCCCTGGGAATCACAACGGGGAAAATCTGCATCAGTTTTCTGGCCGCCTACGCCTTGTCTTTTTTTAAATTTCCCGGTAAAGAGCTCTTTTTCCGGATGGTGCTCATTACTCTCATGCTGCCCCTGGAGGTGCGGATAATTCCCACGTATGCAATTACTGCATCCCTGGGACTGCTTAACAGCTACGGCGGGATAATCCTTCCCTCAATTGCCTCAGCCACGGCTACCTTTATCTACAGGCAGACCTTTGCGGGAGTGCCCGAGGAAATTACAGAGGCTGCCATGATTGACGGCGCGGGGCCATTAACCTTTATGTGGTGGATTCTCCTTCCAATGACAAAAACCATTACTGCCGCTCTGGTAGTAATCCTGTTTATCTACGGCTGGAACCTCTATCTCTGGCCCCTTATTATAACTACCGATCCTCAACTGCATACAATAGTTGTTGGAATTTACAATATGCTCAACGCAGGAGATCAACAGGCGGAATGGAATGTTATGATGGCAGCGACTCTGCTGGCCATGATACCGCCGGTTCTTATTATCATTACCATGCAGAAACAATTTATCGAGGGAATGAACGAGAAGGACAAATGA
- a CDS encoding DnaJ domain-containing protein, whose product MDFVKDYYSILRVPRDASGALVRKAYRQLAKEYHPDLNDGDNPEEHFILLREAYEILIDEGTREQYDRAYNSFFGIEEFNYREFLKSRMWDKESQAKLICYDLLHDLESEALEVYEEAFSGEVEEIRSYLEREDFMDYTFIIAEEYMHRGMPVKAFQILRTIALEEERKPYFKHFYAEVLILLWKIVRGPIEEDEDDALRLSMMKELSDLDYPDKDRAKIYKTMAEIYLKRSDLYMAAVNYKGAEKVYPRLPGMGKLKRKVEAFL is encoded by the coding sequence ATGGATTTCGTGAAGGATTACTATTCGATTCTGCGGGTTCCCCGTGACGCCTCCGGGGCCCTGGTGCGGAAGGCGTATCGACAGCTGGCAAAAGAGTATCATCCCGACCTGAACGACGGAGACAACCCGGAAGAACATTTTATCCTTCTTCGGGAGGCCTATGAGATTCTGATCGATGAGGGGACCCGGGAGCAGTATGACCGGGCGTATAACTCGTTTTTTGGTATTGAGGAATTCAATTACCGGGAATTTTTAAAGAGCCGCATGTGGGACAAGGAGAGTCAGGCGAAGCTGATCTGCTACGACCTGCTTCACGATCTCGAGTCCGAGGCCCTGGAGGTGTACGAGGAGGCCTTCTCCGGCGAGGTCGAGGAGATCCGCAGCTACCTGGAGCGGGAAGACTTTATGGACTATACCTTTATTATTGCCGAGGAATATATGCACCGGGGTATGCCGGTAAAGGCCTTTCAGATACTGAGGACCATCGCTCTGGAGGAGGAACGGAAGCCCTACTTCAAGCATTTTTACGCGGAGGTACTGATTTTGCTGTGGAAGATTGTCCGGGGACCTATCGAGGAAGACGAAGATGATGCCCTGCGCCTGAGCATGATGAAGGAGCTTTCTGATCTGGATTATCCGGATAAGGACCGGGCTAAAATCTACAAGACCATGGCGGAGATCTACCTGAAAAGAAGCGACCTTTACATGGCGGCGGTCAACTACAAAGGGGCCGAGAAGGTGTATCCCAGGCTGCCGGGTATGGGGAAGCTGAAGCGTAAAGTCGAGGCCTTTTTGTAG
- the glp gene encoding gephyrin-like molybdotransferase Glp: MAEIFRLSRPEDALEALLSSLAPGPLDRELLSAAESLGRVCAEDLHSPQALPSFVRSTMDGYAVRAADTYGASEGLPAYLHLAGEVPMGSDSGLRFKKGECALVHTGGMIPEGADAVVMVEQTQKSRNDEIEVLRSVAEGENSVQIGEDVAEGSLIFPAGQRLRPQDIGGLTALGITRLSLAARPRVAILSTGDEVLPPETSLVPGKVRDINSYTLSALVEEAGGVPDRRGIIADNHERILSAAQTALQESDILVISAGSSVSVRDLTAKVIDALGSPGVLVHGVSIKPGKPTILAVCDGKPVIGLPGNPVSAFVAARLFLLPVLRKLLGLREYPAKTAERTVRARLGRKIASSAGRADFVPVKLVYTDRGLPTAEPVFGKSNLIFTLIHADGLVSIPVDANGLHGDDEVEVQLFS; this comes from the coding sequence ATGGCTGAGATCTTCCGCCTCAGCCGTCCGGAGGATGCCCTTGAGGCTCTGCTTTCCTCCCTGGCTCCCGGTCCCCTTGACCGTGAGCTTCTGTCCGCGGCGGAATCCCTGGGCCGGGTTTGTGCCGAGGACCTTCACTCCCCACAGGCGCTGCCCTCATTTGTGCGCAGCACCATGGACGGCTACGCCGTCAGGGCAGCTGATACCTACGGCGCCAGCGAAGGCCTCCCGGCCTACCTGCATCTTGCAGGGGAGGTTCCCATGGGTTCCGACTCGGGACTGCGTTTTAAAAAAGGCGAATGCGCCCTGGTCCATACCGGCGGCATGATTCCAGAGGGGGCCGACGCGGTGGTCATGGTGGAACAAACCCAGAAGTCCCGGAATGACGAGATCGAAGTCCTGCGCTCCGTCGCCGAAGGGGAAAATTCGGTGCAGATTGGTGAAGATGTAGCCGAAGGGTCCCTGATCTTTCCTGCCGGGCAGCGTCTGCGGCCCCAGGACATCGGGGGCCTCACCGCCCTGGGAATAACCCGGCTCAGCCTGGCTGCCAGACCGCGGGTCGCGATCCTCTCAACCGGTGACGAGGTTCTGCCGCCGGAAACATCCCTTGTCCCCGGCAAGGTGCGGGACATCAACAGCTACACCCTTTCCGCCCTGGTCGAGGAGGCCGGAGGCGTGCCGGACAGGCGGGGCATCATAGCCGATAACCATGAACGTATCCTCTCCGCCGCTCAAACAGCCTTACAGGAGTCTGACATCCTGGTAATCTCCGCCGGCTCCTCTGTCTCGGTACGGGACCTAACTGCCAAGGTAATCGACGCACTCGGCTCACCCGGGGTCCTTGTCCACGGGGTTTCGATTAAACCCGGCAAACCCACCATTCTGGCTGTATGCGACGGGAAGCCCGTTATCGGACTGCCGGGGAACCCCGTCAGCGCCTTTGTTGCCGCCCGTCTATTCCTGCTGCCGGTCCTGCGAAAACTCCTGGGCCTGCGGGAGTATCCGGCAAAGACGGCGGAGCGGACCGTACGCGCCCGGCTCGGCAGAAAGATCGCATCAAGTGCAGGAAGAGCGGACTTTGTTCCGGTAAAACTTGTCTATACGGACCGTGGACTGCCGACAGCAGAGCCGGTCTTTGGCAAATCCAACCTGATCTTTACCCTGATACATGCCGACGGACTCGTCAGTATTCCCGTGGATGCCAACGGGCTGCACGGGGACGACGAAGTCGAGGTGCAGCTTTTTTCCTGA
- a CDS encoding IS110 family transposase, whose translation MEEKIRYVGIDLGKRTYQCAILDEKAKNQQFNGKADGIGLERLAKRLGNDDLVGLEAGNNAFNIARYLTDRVGCHVVVLNPGKLAMIYQSLKKTDREDAVQIARLLQRNPVEELPTVPLPTKKEEEERSVVAELATYKADRTRYINRLHSVFLDSGITTITKADLKTASNREKNVLTLLTGRHVREARRLIEMVAYCEAIIEDLEQETKQFLESEKNTGILMSVPGVGPATALAFIAYVGDGSRFANADQVANYAGLTPRVDSSGETHRMGPISKQGCAYLRRVIVQAAWSLVRSKSGGHLKEAYKTLITRKPKAVAIIAIARRLVKLLYTLVTKKTYYRYSQLKERLAKLKYHKLQIIGLGS comes from the coding sequence ATGGAAGAGAAGATTCGGTATGTAGGCATCGACCTTGGTAAACGGACTTACCAGTGTGCGATTCTCGATGAGAAAGCCAAGAATCAACAGTTCAATGGAAAAGCCGATGGGATTGGCTTAGAGCGACTTGCCAAGAGATTGGGTAATGATGATTTGGTAGGACTGGAAGCGGGGAACAATGCGTTCAATATTGCTCGATATCTGACTGACCGGGTTGGGTGCCATGTTGTTGTTCTGAACCCTGGGAAGCTTGCAATGATTTACCAATCGCTGAAAAAAACGGATAGGGAAGATGCAGTACAAATTGCCCGCCTGTTACAGCGGAACCCGGTAGAAGAATTGCCAACCGTACCGTTGCCAACGAAGAAAGAGGAAGAGGAGAGGTCAGTTGTAGCCGAACTGGCAACTTACAAAGCAGACCGAACAAGGTACATAAACCGGCTCCATAGTGTGTTTCTCGATTCGGGTATTACAACGATAACGAAAGCGGATCTAAAAACGGCATCGAACAGAGAGAAGAACGTATTGACCCTTCTTACCGGACGGCATGTTCGAGAAGCGAGGCGACTGATAGAAATGGTTGCCTACTGTGAAGCGATTATTGAAGATTTAGAACAGGAAACAAAGCAGTTCCTGGAATCCGAGAAGAACACTGGGATTCTCATGTCTGTCCCAGGAGTCGGTCCTGCTACCGCGTTGGCTTTTATTGCCTACGTAGGGGATGGAAGTCGATTTGCGAATGCAGATCAGGTGGCAAACTACGCAGGCCTCACACCTCGGGTCGATAGCTCTGGGGAAACTCATCGAATGGGGCCAATATCAAAGCAAGGATGTGCATATTTGCGCAGAGTGATCGTACAGGCAGCATGGTCACTGGTGCGTTCGAAAAGTGGGGGGCACTTGAAAGAGGCTTACAAAACTTTAATCACTCGAAAACCTAAAGCAGTAGCGATTATTGCCATTGCTCGGAGATTAGTAAAGCTTCTGTACACCTTGGTGACAAAGAAGACATATTATCGGTATAGCCAGCTTAAAGAGAGGCTTGCGAAGCTGAAATATCATAAATTACAAATTATTGGATTGGGGTCTTGA
- the ugpB gene encoding sn-glycerol-3-phosphate ABC transporter substrate-binding protein UgpB, translated as MKGLLILVLAALFGYLWASGQQDGEKAVAAAGNQENAIEIYWWHAMNAALGEKVDQIAADFNAAQSRYKVIPVNKGNYSDTMTAGIAAFRSKEQPHIIQVYEVGTGTMMAARGAIRPVYQVMKEANADFNPDAFLAAVTGYYTTPEGQMLSMPFNSSTPVMYYNKDAFAAAGLDPETPPKTWEDVERVSRILLDKGVVTAGFTTTWPSWVMLENFSAWHDIPIATRGNGFSGMDTEFTFNTGDVVKHHEKLAVWQKEKIFKYGGRKSEAGPLFNTAEVAMTFGSSAGYAGYKKNCDFNWGTSTLPYWESMVDEPQNSIIGGASLWVFEGHSREEYKGVAEFFSYLSSAEVQADWHQFTGYLPVTYAAYELTKRQGFYDANPGTETALLQMTRSNPTANSKGLRFGNYNQIRDIINDEQEAIFSGSKTAREGMDNAVKRGNDLLRQFEAANK; from the coding sequence ATGAAAGGTTTACTGATTCTGGTACTGGCGGCCCTGTTCGGATACCTCTGGGCCAGCGGTCAGCAGGATGGAGAAAAGGCCGTCGCAGCGGCGGGAAATCAAGAAAATGCGATAGAAATCTACTGGTGGCATGCCATGAATGCCGCACTGGGCGAAAAGGTCGACCAGATCGCCGCTGATTTTAACGCTGCTCAGAGCAGGTATAAAGTTATCCCCGTAAACAAGGGAAACTACTCCGACACAATGACCGCTGGGATCGCTGCATTCCGTTCAAAGGAACAACCACATATTATTCAGGTCTACGAAGTGGGAACCGGAACCATGATGGCTGCAAGGGGGGCTATCAGACCGGTATATCAGGTAATGAAAGAAGCCAACGCCGACTTTAATCCCGATGCTTTTCTGGCTGCCGTCACCGGTTACTACACCACCCCGGAAGGTCAGATGCTCTCCATGCCCTTTAACAGTTCCACCCCCGTTATGTACTACAACAAGGACGCCTTTGCCGCAGCCGGTCTGGATCCGGAGACCCCCCCAAAAACCTGGGAAGATGTGGAGAGAGTTTCCAGGATTCTGCTGGACAAGGGGGTGGTAACAGCGGGCTTTACCACAACATGGCCCTCCTGGGTTATGCTGGAGAACTTTTCTGCCTGGCACGACATCCCGATAGCGACCAGGGGCAATGGATTCAGCGGCATGGATACGGAATTCACCTTTAATACAGGCGATGTTGTCAAGCACCATGAGAAGCTGGCGGTCTGGCAGAAAGAGAAAATCTTTAAATACGGAGGAAGAAAGAGCGAAGCCGGTCCTCTGTTTAATACGGCAGAAGTTGCCATGACCTTCGGGTCCTCCGCCGGTTATGCAGGTTACAAGAAAAACTGTGATTTTAACTGGGGAACGTCCACCCTCCCTTACTGGGAATCCATGGTGGACGAACCGCAGAACTCCATCATCGGAGGGGCCTCTCTCTGGGTCTTCGAAGGGCATTCCAGGGAAGAGTACAAAGGCGTAGCCGAATTCTTTTCGTACCTTTCCAGCGCGGAGGTTCAGGCTGATTGGCACCAGTTCACCGGATACCTTCCTGTTACCTACGCCGCCTACGAACTGACAAAACGCCAGGGATTCTACGATGCCAACCCCGGTACGGAAACCGCATTATTGCAGATGACCCGCAGTAATCCTACAGCCAACTCCAAGGGGCTTCGCTTTGGGAACTACAACCAGATCCGGGACATCATCAACGATGAGCAGGAGGCGATCTTTTCCGGTTCTAAAACTGCCAGGGAGGGTATGGACAATGCCGTAAAAAGGGGAAACGACCTGCTGAGACAGTTCGAAGCGGCCAATAAATAA
- a CDS encoding radical SAM protein — protein sequence MKDLFNREIYYLRISITDKCNLRCTYCMPDGEVPRKKHSDFLSLEEITRIVQVAVSMGIRKVRLTGGEPLIKRGITDLIKMLNAIPGLEHLAMTSNGVLLSNMAAELKAAGLDSMNISLDTLDPEKYRSITRVGNLKETLAGIETARKLEFPIKINSVVMDDTSDKEITALAEFCRLNGFRHQLINHYSLSADKKDNYTFDRPPRCSACNRIRLLADGKMKPCLHSDQEIPVNMDNIAESIRTTILMKPERGGICSNRSMIEIGG from the coding sequence ATCAAAGATCTGTTTAATCGCGAAATTTACTATCTGCGTATTTCCATAACCGATAAGTGTAATCTCCGCTGCACCTACTGTATGCCCGACGGAGAGGTCCCTCGGAAAAAACACTCGGATTTTCTCAGTCTTGAAGAGATTACCCGTATTGTACAGGTCGCCGTCTCCATGGGAATAAGGAAGGTGCGCCTGACAGGCGGTGAGCCCCTGATCAAAAGGGGGATAACCGACCTCATTAAAATGCTTAACGCCATCCCCGGACTGGAACATCTTGCAATGACAAGCAACGGGGTACTCCTTTCAAACATGGCTGCGGAACTTAAAGCCGCCGGCCTTGACAGCATGAATATCTCCCTGGACACCCTGGATCCCGAAAAGTACCGCAGCATCACCAGGGTCGGAAACCTTAAAGAGACCCTGGCGGGAATAGAAACCGCACGGAAACTGGAATTCCCGATCAAGATAAACAGTGTTGTAATGGACGATACCTCTGATAAAGAGATCACGGCCCTGGCGGAGTTCTGCCGGCTGAATGGATTTCGTCATCAGCTGATCAACCACTACAGCTTGAGCGCGGACAAGAAAGACAATTACACCTTCGATCGGCCGCCCAGGTGCTCCGCCTGCAACAGAATCCGTCTGCTCGCCGACGGCAAGATGAAACCCTGTCTCCATTCGGATCAAGAAATCCCGGTTAACATGGACAATATCGCCGAATCGATCCGCACCACAATCCTGATGAAACCCGAGCGGGGCGGTATCTGCTCAAACCGCTCGATGATAGAAATCGGAGGATAA
- a CDS encoding ABC transporter permease subunit translates to MKDKQIIYKNQLLPYLLIMPELIIILLFFFWPALQAFYQSFLIEDPFGLSSQFVWFDNYLAVFSDALYLSAVGTTMLFSFWITLISMVSGLVMAWLVFQLKKRKVYQTFIIWPYALAPAVAGVIWYFIFNPTLGVLPWILSFLGIAWDPLLVGKQAVFMVILALSWKQISYNFLFYLAGLEGIPKSLMEAAMVAGASSGSIFFRIIQPLLSSTTFFLFTMNMLYTIFDSFGAIHSLTSGGPNHATENLVYKVYSDGFIGLNLGSASAQSVIIMIIAISFTLIQFKGSGKKGII, encoded by the coding sequence ATGAAAGACAAGCAGATTATATACAAGAATCAACTCTTGCCGTATTTACTTATCATGCCGGAACTTATCATTATTCTCCTCTTTTTTTTCTGGCCGGCATTACAGGCCTTTTATCAATCTTTTCTGATTGAGGATCCTTTTGGTCTGAGTTCACAATTCGTCTGGTTTGATAACTATCTCGCCGTCTTCTCGGATGCCCTTTATCTGTCAGCTGTGGGGACAACAATGCTGTTTTCATTCTGGATTACCCTCATCTCCATGGTCAGCGGGTTGGTCATGGCCTGGCTGGTCTTTCAATTAAAGAAGCGGAAAGTTTACCAGACATTTATTATATGGCCCTATGCTCTGGCACCGGCAGTTGCCGGAGTTATCTGGTACTTTATCTTTAATCCCACCCTGGGAGTTCTCCCGTGGATCCTTTCGTTTCTCGGCATAGCCTGGGACCCCCTGCTTGTAGGAAAACAGGCCGTTTTCATGGTGATTCTCGCCCTTTCATGGAAGCAGATCAGTTACAATTTTCTTTTTTACTTAGCCGGGCTGGAAGGAATTCCGAAGTCTCTAATGGAAGCGGCCATGGTGGCCGGGGCTTCAAGCGGTTCAATCTTTTTCCGGATAATTCAGCCTCTCCTTTCCTCTACAACCTTTTTTCTTTTCACCATGAACATGCTTTACACCATTTTCGACTCTTTCGGGGCTATCCATAGTCTTACTTCCGGGGGGCCGAATCATGCCACGGAGAATCTGGTGTACAAGGTTTATTCAGATGGCTTTATCGGGCTCAACCTGGGCAGCGCATCGGCCCAATCGGTGATCATTATGATAATTGCAATCAGCTTCACCCTCATCCAATTTAAGGGCAGCGGAAAGAAGGGGATTATATGA
- a CDS encoding DUF6544 family protein encodes MVRSAAVVIGMVLLLMIAGLLIASAHWKQKTRKLSERLETLRSSPETEISRPEMLKGLPAPVQRYFRRALEPGTPMVAKVRVRHRGSFNMAEDDSNWKPFTSRQLVNVNPPGFLWDAKISVLPGLSPLAARVHDGYIGGEGILHASLGGLIPLEELPAVRRHAHSRFRGSPLASSGGRKRLLAG; translated from the coding sequence ATGGTCAGATCTGCGGCTGTTGTAATCGGTATGGTGTTGCTGCTTATGATCGCTGGCCTGCTCATTGCCTCTGCCCACTGGAAACAGAAGACCAGGAAGCTATCCGAAAGACTGGAGACTTTACGCAGTAGCCCTGAAACGGAAATCTCCCGGCCGGAGATGCTTAAAGGCCTCCCCGCCCCAGTACAGCGATATTTTCGCCGTGCTTTGGAGCCCGGGACTCCCATGGTAGCAAAAGTGCGGGTACGGCACCGGGGAAGCTTCAACATGGCTGAGGATGACAGCAACTGGAAACCCTTTACCTCACGGCAGCTTGTTAATGTGAATCCGCCGGGCTTTTTGTGGGACGCGAAGATATCTGTTCTTCCGGGACTCTCTCCCCTCGCCGCCCGGGTTCACGACGGATATATCGGCGGGGAGGGCATCCTGCATGCCTCTTTGGGGGGGCTCATTCCCCTGGAAGAACTACCGGCGGTACGGCGGCATGCTCATTCCAGGTTCCGGGGAAGTCCTCTGGCATCTTCCGGAGGGAGAAAACGCCTGCTGGCGGGGTGA
- a CDS encoding MOSC domain-containing protein yields MRKSFTILSINISEKAGEQKTPVKQAVLRPDHGIEGDAHARNWHRQISLLADEDVDTMRGKGVELKAGDFAENITTRGVDLASIPVGTKLFLGNAVLEVTQHGKACHHDCEVFRKVGDCVMPRKGIFARVLKRGEIDCETLCYYDI; encoded by the coding sequence ATGAGAAAATCCTTTACAATCCTGTCGATTAATATTTCAGAAAAGGCGGGAGAGCAGAAAACCCCGGTTAAACAGGCGGTACTGCGCCCGGACCACGGCATAGAGGGGGACGCCCACGCCCGCAACTGGCACCGTCAAATCTCCCTCCTGGCCGACGAAGATGTCGACACCATGCGGGGCAAGGGTGTCGAACTCAAGGCCGGCGATTTCGCCGAGAATATTACTACCCGCGGGGTCGACCTTGCCTCCATCCCGGTGGGTACAAAACTCTTCCTGGGAAACGCGGTGCTGGAGGTTACTCAGCACGGCAAAGCCTGCCACCACGACTGCGAAGTCTTCCGCAAGGTCGGTGACTGCGTGATGCCCCGCAAAGGAATCTTCGCCAGGGTCCTGAAGAGAGGAGAAATCGATTGTGAAACTCTCTGTTATTACGATATCTGA